In Ovis aries strain OAR_USU_Benz2616 breed Rambouillet chromosome 14, ARS-UI_Ramb_v3.0, whole genome shotgun sequence, a single genomic region encodes these proteins:
- the SDR42E1 gene encoding short-chain dehydrogenase/reductase family 42E member 1 has translation MDSHKSRKETVLITGGGGYFGFRLGCALNQKGVHVILFDISRPETIPEGIRFILGDIRRLSDIENAFQGVDVACVFHIASYGMSGREQLNQSLIEEVNVGGTDNILQACRRRGVPRLVYTSTFNVIFGGQVIRNGDESLPYLPLHLHPDHYSRTKSIAEKKVLSANGMALERGGGVLSTCALRPAGIYGPGEQRHLPRIVSYIEKGLFRFVYGDPKSLVEFVHVDNLVQAHILASEALKADKGHIAAGQPYFISDGRPVNNFEFLRPLVEGLGYKFPSIRLPLTLIYCFAFLTEMTHFILGRLYNFQPFLTRTEVYKTGVTHYFSLEKARKELGYEAQPFDLQEAVEWFKAHGHGRRPGSRDSKCLVWDGLVILLLVTVVLMWLLPSVILSV, from the exons ATGGATTCCCACAAATCTCGAAAGGAAACGGTCCTCATTACAGGAGGAGGTGGCTATTTTGGTTTCCG GCTTGGCTGTGCTCTGAACCAGAAAGGAGTCCATGTGATTCTGTTTGACATCAGCCGCCCTGAGACCATTCCAGAAGGCATCCGGTTTATACTAGGAGACATCCGCCGTCTCTCTGACATAGAGAACGCCTTCCAGGGTGTCGACGTGGCTTGTGTGTTCCATATCGCGTCTTATGGTATGTCGGGGCGCGAGCAACTGAATCAAAGCCTGATTGAAGAAGTCAACGTGGGGGGCACAGACAACATCCTCCAGGCATGCAGGAGGAGAGGGGTGCCAAGGTTAGTGTACACAAGCACTTTCAACGTCATCTTTGGAGGGCAGGTCATCAGAAATGGAGACGAATCCCTGCCTTACCTGCCCCTTCACCTCCATCCTGATCACTACTCTCGGACCAAATCTATCGCCGAGAAGAAGGTGCTGTCAGCCAATGGTATGGCCCTGGAGAGGGGCGGTGGGGTCTTGAGCACCTGTGCCCTGAGGCCGGCTGGCATCTACGGGCCTGGAGAACAGAGGCACCTCCCCAGGATAGTGAGCTACATAGAGAAGGGCCTGTTCAGGTTTGTGTATGGAGACCCCAAGAGTCTGGTGGAATTTGTCCACGTGGACAACTTGGTGCAGGCTCACATCCTGGCCTCAGAGGCCCTCAAAGCTGACAAGGGCCACATTGCTGCCGGGCAGCCCTACTTCATCTCAGACGGCAGGCCCGTGAACAACTTTGAGTTCCTCCGGCCTCTGGTTGAGGGCCTGGGCTACAAGTTCCCGTCCATCCGCCTCCCTCTGACCCTCATCTATTGCTTCGCTTTCCTGACAGAGATGACCCACTTCATCTTGGGGCGACTCTACAACTTCCAGCCCTTCCTCACCCGCACCGAAGTTTACAAAACCGGCGTCACACATTACTTTAGCCTGGAGAAAGCCAGGAAGGAGCTGGGGTATGAGGCTCAGCCGTTTGACCTCCAGGAGGCAGTTGAGTGGTTTAAAGCCCACGGTCACGGCAGACGTCCTGGGAGTCGTGACTCCAAGTGTCTTGTTTGGGATGGGCTGGTGATCTTACTCCTGGTTACAGTGGTTCTCATGTGGCTGCTGCCTTCCGTGATCCTGTCGGTGTGA